AACATCTCCATCCCAGCGTGCTTGCAGGATGTCGGCAGCTTCAAGGACAAGATACGCCCAGAAGAAACGGACAGGCCCGGAAAGCAGGTCGCCGAAAATACCGGACAGATCTTTTTGTCCAGCCAGTTTTTGATCAAGGTCGACTTGCGCTTTTTGCGCAGCGACAAAAGGAGATTTGCTTTCCGCCGGCTTGGCCGGAGGGTTATACATGGAGCCCGCCAAAGCCAGCGCCGAGGTACTGGCCAACGTGCCAATATAGATTTCCTGTAAGGAGCTTGTATAGCTTTGATAACTTTTGACGGAGTCGAGGATGTCGTTGACGCGGCTCAGCCCGGAAGGAGAGTTGGCATCGACGCTTCCCTGGACGCCATCTGTCGTGCCGGCGTTTTGCGTTTGTGCTGTGTCGTCACGGCCTATATTGCTGATTTGTTTGAAAAAATCATCAATGGATGTGACGCGTTGGGCTAAACCTTTTTCAATCGTCGTATCCGGGGCATTGGCTTTTTGGCGCACACGCTCGAAGAGAAAAACAGGTTCGAGCCAGGACGGTCGGTTCATAGTGGATTTATAGGGCGAGAGCTCTTTGGCCAGTGCATCAAGGACGAGAAAATAGGGGTTTTGCGGCGTGGACATGGTTTGCGCGAGCCCCTGCCATTCTTGCTTGTCGCGTTCCCATTGCAGGCCGGAGGAAAAATTCATCGCAAAAAGTTCCCAGGCCGTGATGTATTCATTCTCATACCATTTGGAGAAACGTTCTGCCCATCCACTTCCATCGGGTTCTTTGCTCAGTGCCGATTCGATATGGTCCGCAAACGCCATGATGCGTTGTCGACCGTCGAGAGTAAAGGCCGGTTGAATCATAGGACCCTCTTCGTGTTCTTTGAGAGTTGGCCCCCAGAAGGTTTCCATGGTGATCGGAGTCATGCTCGGGAGATTATTGGCCCAGTCTACCAGCCAATTTTGTTCGATCTTGTTGGCGCGCAGCAGAGTTTGGAGCATGTTGACGAGATCGGATTTTTCTTTCTTCAATCCTTCTGTGTCTTGTGACCAGTTGAGGTACTGGAGATAGAGGGTGTCAAAGGTGTCAGCCGCCTGGACGGAAACGGCGGAATCCGTATTAATCAACGCCCGTTTATCCGGCTGAAAAATTTCATTTCCTACCTTTGCCGAACCATTTGCTAAGCGGGTATCGAGGAGATTAATCCGGCCAGCGAGAAACGCGGCCAGTGCGGTGATCGTCGCAACAGGAGTCTCTTTATCAATCGAGGTGATTTGGTTCCGGAGCATGTCGTCCAGCAGGAGCAACGCGCCTTTCCCGAAGAGGGTACAATAAATCTTTTCCAGTCGCTTTTGGGCGTCGAGACTTTGATTGAAGCCCATACGAGGGATAATCCAATCCTGGTTGAGGTTCTTCATGGCAAGCAGTTCCTGTCGGAATCGAGCAAGCAGCATGAGATCCTGGGTAAGATCACCACTCAATGCCGGAACGGTGGTGAAATCTTCTGTAAATTCTTCAAGAGCCTGATTGTTTTTGACGTAAGAAAACGTCAACAGCCCTGCGAGGAAGAAGGCGAGAGCCAGAACCGATGTCATCGCAAGGTTGCGTGTGAGATACCGCCAAGTGAGAAATTCACGCAAGGGAGAGTTGAGGCGTCGGTCTTCGGGAAGAACGCGTTCAAAGAATTTCTTGAGGAAGAACCCTTTGTTCATGGTGAAGCCCGGTTCCGTAGATGTACGGAACGCAGCCATGGGCCCGGTGGCTAAGCTCAAGGGTTCGCCTTCTTGTCTGGCACTGGCAAAGTAGACGCCACGGAAAAATGGTGTTTCCTGGAATGAGTTCTTCTGGAACAGCGCTTTGGCATACCATGTGAGACCTTGAGCCATCTGGGCAAACGCATCAGGAAAAAGAACAACACCGGGATCTGGATCAGGCGTACGGCGCAGCAAATCCAAGCGCAGATTTTTGAGTTGTTCGACGAGTTCGTTGACAGCAAGAAGAGCGGTGTCATGAGGTGTATCATCGTGCGCGTCGAGATTTTTGTAGCCAAACGCCTCTTCGAGTTCGTCTTTCTCCAATGATTGGCAAAAATCGAGCATTCCCGGCACTTTGTCGAGCTTCGTGATAAGTACATACACAGGAAATCGTGCTCCTTGTGTACGCATCAACTCATCAACTCGCCGCCGGACACTTCGTGCCGTCACGGTGAGTTGGTCTTCATTCTGTGTGAGCAGCATATCAGCCGGGATGCAGATGGTTAGTCCCGATGTGGGATCACGACGGCGATGTCGAGATAACAGCGTCAGAAATTCACGCCATTCGGCTTTAGCCAGCGCGTTGTTTTCTGCTTCCACATAGCGTCCGGCCGTGTCGATAAGTACTATGGAATCAAGAAACCAAAAGTCGACATTGCGTGTCGGCGTGACGTCTCCCACAGGCGTGACGTCGGTCATGGGCACAGAGAGTCGAGCGCTCTTGATCGCCTCGGATTTGCCAGCGCCCTGTTCGCCGATCACAAGATGCCATGGCAGGGCATAGACCGGGTTGCCATAGCGCGTCAGTTTTGCCGAGCGAAGATATTCTATGGCTTTGGCAAAGCGACTTTGCAAATCGGCTGCAGCACGTTCTTCTTCAGCGGCCACTTCGGCCACTTTGGCTTGCTCTTGGTCAATGACGCGCTTGACGAAGCGTTTTTCCCGACGTCGGAAAAACCACTTGCGAATAAAGATGATGAGCAAGACAAGACCGATGGGGCCGAATAAAATAGCCGCACCGACCCACATGGGCCACCCCTGGACTTTGACAAGGATATAGACGGCCAAGCCAGCGAGAGCAAACAGTACCAGGAACAATAGAATCTTGAAGAGGGTCCAGAAGAATTTCATCATGTCTCGTACTCGCCTAGTTAAGCGACCCGAAGAAATTGAGCAGGGTTATATTGAGGTCGTTGTGGTAGAGCCAGTAAATCTGGCCTACAATAATGAGAGCGGCCACCGGGATGAGTACTGTATACCAATCGAAACGCCAGACATTCCATCGTCGTCCGGGGGCTCCGGGGTCGGGTCGGTAGGCCGATGGAAAAAGGTGGTCGGTTTCGGGGGTATACTCGGCAAATCGCCCGCTTTTGACACGTGACAACAATTCTTTGGTGATGCCGTCGCGTTCAGATTCATTGTCGGGGAGAAAGTATTTACCGCGAAATCCAAGTGCGAGGCAAATGGCATAGACTTCGCGAACCGATTTGTCTTCACTTCCAAGTTTTTCAAGGCGTTGGAAAAATTCCACCCCGGCGTTGTTGGTATTGAAATACCCACGCTGGAGTTGAATGTTTTTCCATTGTTCACGGTCCGGCCAATTGGAGGTGAGCAGAGCCTCATCGACCCAGGCGCACACCGCGAATTTTGCGTTGATATAATCATTTTCGGCGACGCCATTCTGTTTGGCCAGTTCCTCGCTCTGTTCGAAATAGCCAAGAAGATCTTCCCGGACTTTCTCAAACGGAAGAGGCGGTGTTTTGCCTTCGATGAGGTACAGTGCATAGGCCAGGGGATTGGCAAACAAATCGATAATACGCATGGTCTAGCCTCGCATGACGACGAGTTCGGCCGTCAGGTCCTCAGGTGCTGTATCCCAATAGAGAGAGAGCATATGTGTTTTTTCCACATCGAGCCACTGTGGGCTTGCCGAGTCGATGCGGAAGAAATAGGCGTTCTCCCCGCGAGCCAGCCCGGAGGGGGCATCGGCTGAGTAGGAGAGGGGGATACCTGGAACGGCTCGAGCTATGAGTGTCGAGATGTATTTGGTGGCGCTCAATTTGACGATGTGATGAATGGAATCGATGATAGACTCCATGCCTTGCTGAGTTTTCAGCACAAGCCAGTACGACTGGCCCGGTCTGAACACTCCTTCGGGTACTTCGGCGTTGAAGGAATCGCCTTCTCGAATGAGGCGTAAGAGATATTCAGGTCCGAGGACAAGGCCTTCCAGCAGGTCGCCGATTAATCGGCGCGCCGGCTTGAAGCATGCGTACAGGTTCTCATGGTCATATTCCGGGACGATTTGCTTCCCGTCGCGACCTTCACCAAATGCATTGATAGACGCGGAAAACGTGGAAAGCTCCCCGACGAGTTGCGTGAGTTCGCAGAACATAGTCCACGGGTGAATTGTATCGACCGAAGTCATACGATGAAGAAGCGGGACATGGCGGTTCAGCGTGCGTAACGCCATGAGGTAAACCATGTAGCGAATGTTGACGTCAGACCCCTGGAGATCGTGCGGGCTTTTATACTGTTCAAGGACGCGGCACCGAGCGGAAGCAAGGTCACGGACTTCATGCATGAGCTGGGACAAGGCTTTGGATGCGCTGACATTGAGGCACGGGGGAATAAAGGTCGGGGAGAGAACGATACGCTCGCCTTGTCGTTGTAAGATGGCGACAGGCAAAACTTCGTAGTCGTTCATCTGGTCTTTTTCGGTTTCCCAAAAAATTTTGAGTGCGTACGAGAGACGTTGAACTTTGGACGGCGGACCGTCGGCATGCAAGTCGGGCAGTTCCTGCGGCTCAATATCGGTGACGTACTTTGTCGAAGCTTTAAAGGCATCGTCGGGTGCTTCAATCTCTGTGACGTTTTTGCCGGAAGGATTCCACTTGTGCATACCCACGTACACTTTCATGGGCCGCTCTGTATCAAGCCAATCGTTTTCAAAGCTCCGAGCCTGCGTGACGGCATTGTCGGGAATACTGACAATGGAGCCATCTTTGAAAATGAACTCACCACTGCGGATTTCAAAGCGTTTGTTCTCAAGATCGGCTTCATTGATATCGAGGTCGCAAATTCCCCAAAAATATTGAAATCCCACCTTTTGGAGGGATTTCAAGTGCATCGCCCATGAGGCGTCAGTGATTTGGAAATGCTGGGGCTGAAGAAAAAGCCCCTGGTGCCAATAAACCCGTTTCAGCGTATCCATAAATCCTTATCCGCCTTTGGTCACTTCGGTTACAAAGGGCACAAAACCGGGAGGGAATCCGCAGGGAAACGGGATGGTCGCCCACAGAGGGCGAACCGCATCAATCGCCGCCGACCTGCTGGATGCCGGTGGGGCCGAGGAACAGATTGATGAAGACCTTACCCGGCTTGCGTATGGTCGTGGTGGTAAAAAAACCTTCCTTCTTCTCGGTCACCGGATATTGATAGAGCTTGGTCGACTGTTTGGGGTCAAGCTGATTATATCCGGCGGCAATACCCATGAATGTCGCTTTTTCTGCACGATCCAAGGACATGGTTTGATCTTCCTTGGGCTGGACAAACAATCGTTGGTACGACGCCACCGTACCGTCAAATTCTTTGCATTCGAGAAGTTTTCGCAAGCCTTGCTGGGTCTTGGCCAACGAATTGAACGAATTGGGATCGCTCAGTTGATAAATGCACAACAACAGCGCATGACCGGTTTCATCATACATGTTGAGCATGGGGTCGGCTCGGTATCGTAATTTGATAAAGCCGGGAGCGTATGTCCACTGGGGCTCGTCTTGTTTTGGATCCGGTGACCCACCGCACGAGATAAGGGAAAACAGTACAAGGCAACAGCAAACAGCCAAGACTGCCATTCGGGATACGTAGTGCGTAGACGGGCTCACTTTTAACATATTTACTCCATTGTCAGCGATAGGATTTGACCAAAAAATCAGCACAAGTCAACAGTTACCTGGATACCGTTCTATTTTCGGTATGACTGGAGAAGGAGCTCTATTACCGTGTTTAAGGGGGCTTAATACGGGAAAATTCGGCTCTTCACGGGGATAGTATCAGTTATGTTTCCTGTAATTGTTGAATATTAAAATATTTTTTTATTTGTT
Above is a genomic segment from Desulfovibrio inopinatus DSM 10711 containing:
- a CDS encoding type VI secretion lipoprotein TssJ, whose translation is MLKVSPSTHYVSRMAVLAVCCCLVLFSLISCGGSPDPKQDEPQWTYAPGFIKLRYRADPMLNMYDETGHALLLCIYQLSDPNSFNSLAKTQQGLRKLLECKEFDGTVASYQRLFVQPKEDQTMSLDRAEKATFMGIAAGYNQLDPKQSTKLYQYPVTEKKEGFFTTTTIRKPGKVFINLFLGPTGIQQVGGD
- a CDS encoding type VI secretion protein IcmF/TssM N-terminal domain-containing protein, with the protein product MMKFFWTLFKILLFLVLFALAGLAVYILVKVQGWPMWVGAAILFGPIGLVLLIIFIRKWFFRRREKRFVKRVIDQEQAKVAEVAAEEERAAADLQSRFAKAIEYLRSAKLTRYGNPVYALPWHLVIGEQGAGKSEAIKSARLSVPMTDVTPVGDVTPTRNVDFWFLDSIVLIDTAGRYVEAENNALAKAEWREFLTLLSRHRRRDPTSGLTICIPADMLLTQNEDQLTVTARSVRRRVDELMRTQGARFPVYVLITKLDKVPGMLDFCQSLEKDELEEAFGYKNLDAHDDTPHDTALLAVNELVEQLKNLRLDLLRRTPDPDPGVVLFPDAFAQMAQGLTWYAKALFQKNSFQETPFFRGVYFASARQEGEPLSLATGPMAAFRTSTEPGFTMNKGFFLKKFFERVLPEDRRLNSPLREFLTWRYLTRNLAMTSVLALAFFLAGLLTFSYVKNNQALEEFTEDFTTVPALSGDLTQDLMLLARFRQELLAMKNLNQDWIIPRMGFNQSLDAQKRLEKIYCTLFGKGALLLLDDMLRNQITSIDKETPVATITALAAFLAGRINLLDTRLANGSAKVGNEIFQPDKRALINTDSAVSVQAADTFDTLYLQYLNWSQDTEGLKKEKSDLVNMLQTLLRANKIEQNWLVDWANNLPSMTPITMETFWGPTLKEHEEGPMIQPAFTLDGRQRIMAFADHIESALSKEPDGSGWAERFSKWYENEYITAWELFAMNFSSGLQWERDKQEWQGLAQTMSTPQNPYFLVLDALAKELSPYKSTMNRPSWLEPVFLFERVRQKANAPDTTIEKGLAQRVTSIDDFFKQISNIGRDDTAQTQNAGTTDGVQGSVDANSPSGLSRVNDILDSVKSYQSYTSSLQEIYIGTLASTSALALAGSMYNPPAKPAESKSPFVAAQKAQVDLDQKLAGQKDLSGIFGDLLSGPVRFFWAYLVLEAADILQARWDGDVIAQSAHVPESKLPNFMFDKEKGLVWKFLKDAASPFIETMQYGYAPKEVHGVSFPFTTDFINFLNGGSKQTQAVQSEYTVSIDALPTGTNMGAQEEPYATLLTLDCFEKVQKLENYNYPTSTQFTWQPGKCNDTVLTINFSNVTLTKTYSGSLGFPKFLSDFRYNAKTYSASDFPQSADDLAVLGIQDINVNFKITGGVPLIGLLKEDSFKIPQVITHSW
- a CDS encoding DotU family type IV/VI secretion system protein; amino-acid sequence: MRIIDLFANPLAYALYLIEGKTPPLPFEKVREDLLGYFEQSEELAKQNGVAENDYINAKFAVCAWVDEALLTSNWPDREQWKNIQLQRGYFNTNNAGVEFFQRLEKLGSEDKSVREVYAICLALGFRGKYFLPDNESERDGITKELLSRVKSGRFAEYTPETDHLFPSAYRPDPGAPGRRWNVWRFDWYTVLIPVAALIIVGQIYWLYHNDLNITLLNFFGSLN
- the tssK gene encoding type VI secretion system baseplate subunit TssK; the protein is MDTLKRVYWHQGLFLQPQHFQITDASWAMHLKSLQKVGFQYFWGICDLDINEADLENKRFEIRSGEFIFKDGSIVSIPDNAVTQARSFENDWLDTERPMKVYVGMHKWNPSGKNVTEIEAPDDAFKASTKYVTDIEPQELPDLHADGPPSKVQRLSYALKIFWETEKDQMNDYEVLPVAILQRQGERIVLSPTFIPPCLNVSASKALSQLMHEVRDLASARCRVLEQYKSPHDLQGSDVNIRYMVYLMALRTLNRHVPLLHRMTSVDTIHPWTMFCELTQLVGELSTFSASINAFGEGRDGKQIVPEYDHENLYACFKPARRLIGDLLEGLVLGPEYLLRLIREGDSFNAEVPEGVFRPGQSYWLVLKTQQGMESIIDSIHHIVKLSATKYISTLIARAVPGIPLSYSADAPSGLARGENAYFFRIDSASPQWLDVEKTHMLSLYWDTAPEDLTAELVVMRG